The following are encoded together in the Nocardioides sp. Arc9.136 genome:
- a CDS encoding DUF4190 domain-containing protein: MSYTDPPPPSGPYDGGQPPYGGAGGQPPYGGGQPPYGGGQPPYGGQPSYGGGGPQPTNKKAVWALVTGILGLLCCSPLGVVAIILGRGAQAENARTGQGGSGMAKAGFILGIIAVALLVLQIILFATGALTFDGGIETS, from the coding sequence ATGAGCTACACCGACCCGCCCCCGCCGTCCGGACCGTACGACGGCGGCCAGCCGCCCTACGGCGGCGCCGGCGGCCAGCCCCCCTACGGCGGCGGCCAGCCTCCCTACGGCGGTGGCCAGCCCCCGTACGGCGGTCAGCCGTCCTACGGCGGCGGCGGCCCGCAGCCGACCAACAAGAAGGCCGTCTGGGCCCTCGTCACCGGCATCCTCGGCCTCCTGTGCTGCAGCCCGCTCGGCGTGGTGGCGATCATCCTGGGCCGTGGCGCCCAGGCGGAGAACGCCCGCACCGGCCAGGGCGGCTCCGGCATGGCCAAGGCGGGCTTCATCCTCGGCATCATCGCCGTGGCGCTGCTGGTGCTGCAGATCATCCTGTTCGCGACCGGCGCGCTGACCTTCGACGGCGGCATCGAGACCAGCTGA
- the trpA gene encoding tryptophan synthase subunit alpha: MSTTTTVAFEAARAEGRAALVGYLPAGFPDVAGGIDALRAMVDAGCDVIEVGLPYSDPVMDGPTIQAAAQQALERGVRTTDVLRTVEAVAATGTPTVVMTYWNPVERYGVPRFAADLAGAGGAGLITPDLTPDSAPEWIAAADEHDLDKVFLVAPSSTDERIAMTTAACRGFVYATAVMGVTGARTTTSDLAGPLVARTKQTTDLPVGVGLGVSNGAQAAELASYADGVIVGSAFVRCLLDHPDDRSAGLRALTALTEDLAAGVRRA; encoded by the coding sequence ATGAGCACCACCACCACGGTCGCCTTCGAGGCGGCGCGGGCCGAGGGCCGCGCCGCGCTCGTCGGCTACCTGCCCGCCGGCTTCCCGGACGTCGCCGGCGGCATCGACGCCCTCCGCGCGATGGTCGACGCCGGCTGCGACGTCATCGAGGTCGGCCTGCCCTACAGCGACCCGGTGATGGACGGACCCACCATCCAGGCCGCCGCCCAGCAGGCGCTGGAGCGCGGGGTCCGGACCACCGACGTCCTGCGCACGGTCGAGGCCGTCGCCGCGACCGGCACCCCGACGGTCGTGATGACCTACTGGAACCCGGTCGAGCGCTACGGCGTGCCGCGCTTCGCGGCCGACCTCGCCGGTGCCGGGGGAGCGGGCCTGATCACGCCCGACCTCACCCCGGACAGCGCACCGGAGTGGATCGCCGCCGCGGACGAGCACGACCTCGACAAGGTCTTCCTCGTCGCGCCGTCGTCCACCGACGAGCGGATCGCCATGACCACCGCCGCGTGCCGCGGCTTCGTCTACGCCACCGCCGTCATGGGCGTCACCGGCGCCCGCACGACCACCAGCGACCTCGCCGGCCCGCTCGTCGCGCGCACCAAGCAGACGACCGACCTGCCCGTCGGGGTCGGCCTGGGCGTCAGCAACGGCGCCCAGGCGGCCGAGCTCGCGTCGTACGCCGACGGCGTCATCGTCGGCTCGGCGTTCGTGCGCTGCCTGCTCGACCACCCCGACGACCGCTCCGCCGGCCTGCGCGCGCTCACCGCGCTGACCGAGGACCTCGCCGCGGGGGTGCGCCGTGCGTAG
- a CDS encoding glutamate synthase subunit beta yields the protein MADPKGFLKEGREVAARRPVEERVKDWDEVYPGGAGRALLPIITPQAGRCMDCGIPFCHQGCPLGNLIPEWNDLVWREDWDDAIDRLHATNNFPEFTGRLCPAPCEAACVLGINQDPVTIKNVEVTIADRAFDSGYVRPQPPEWLSGRTVAVIGSGPAGLAAAQQLTRAGHTVAVYERADKIGGLMRYGIPEFKMEKKYLDRRLDQMRREGTVFRAGVEVGGGALTADALRERYDAVVLAIGSTVPRDLQAPGRELGGIHQAMEFLPQANRVALGETVEGQVTATGKHVVIIGGGDTGADCLGTSTRQGAASITQLEIMPEPPESRPAGQPWPTYPMTFRVSSAHEEGGERVYAVSTKEFLGDEDGNVRALKLVDVRFEGGELVELEGTEREIPAELVLFAMGFTGPERPGLVEQLGVDLDERGNVARDLGYQSSVPGVFVAGDAGRGQSLIVWAIAEGRAAASAVDTYLTGSTALPAPVKPTDRPLMV from the coding sequence ATGGCTGACCCGAAGGGATTCCTGAAGGAGGGTCGCGAGGTCGCGGCCCGCCGCCCGGTCGAGGAGCGGGTCAAGGACTGGGACGAGGTCTACCCGGGTGGGGCGGGTCGGGCGCTGCTGCCGATCATCACCCCGCAGGCGGGGCGCTGCATGGACTGCGGCATCCCGTTCTGCCACCAGGGCTGCCCGCTGGGCAACCTGATCCCCGAGTGGAACGACCTGGTCTGGCGCGAGGACTGGGACGACGCGATCGACCGGCTCCACGCGACCAACAACTTCCCGGAGTTCACCGGTCGGCTCTGCCCCGCCCCGTGCGAGGCCGCCTGCGTCCTGGGCATCAACCAGGACCCGGTGACGATCAAGAACGTCGAGGTCACGATCGCCGACCGCGCGTTCGACTCCGGCTACGTCCGCCCGCAGCCGCCCGAGTGGCTGTCGGGCCGCACCGTCGCGGTGATCGGCTCGGGCCCGGCGGGGCTCGCGGCCGCCCAGCAGCTGACCCGCGCCGGTCACACCGTCGCCGTCTACGAGCGGGCCGACAAGATCGGCGGGCTGATGCGCTACGGCATCCCCGAGTTCAAGATGGAGAAGAAGTACCTCGACCGCCGCCTCGACCAGATGCGGCGCGAGGGCACGGTCTTCCGGGCCGGCGTCGAGGTGGGCGGCGGCGCGCTGACCGCCGACGCGCTGCGCGAGCGGTACGACGCGGTCGTGCTCGCCATCGGCTCGACCGTCCCGCGCGACCTGCAGGCGCCGGGCCGTGAGCTCGGCGGCATCCACCAGGCGATGGAGTTCCTCCCGCAGGCCAACCGGGTCGCGCTGGGGGAGACCGTCGAGGGCCAGGTCACCGCGACCGGCAAGCACGTCGTCATCATCGGTGGCGGCGACACCGGCGCGGACTGCCTCGGCACCTCCACGCGCCAGGGCGCGGCGTCGATCACGCAGCTGGAGATCATGCCCGAGCCGCCGGAGAGCCGCCCCGCGGGACAGCCGTGGCCGACGTACCCGATGACGTTCCGGGTGTCCTCGGCCCACGAGGAGGGCGGCGAGCGCGTCTACGCGGTGTCGACCAAGGAGTTCCTCGGCGACGAGGACGGCAACGTCCGCGCGCTGAAGCTGGTCGACGTGAGGTTCGAGGGCGGCGAGCTCGTCGAGCTCGAGGGCACCGAGCGGGAGATCCCGGCCGAGCTGGTGCTCTTCGCGATGGGCTTCACCGGCCCCGAGCGGCCCGGCCTGGTCGAGCAGCTCGGCGTGGACCTCGACGAGCGCGGCAACGTGGCTCGTGACCTGGGCTACCAGTCCTCGGTCCCGGGCGTCTTCGTGGCCGGCGACGCCGGCCGCGGCCAGTCGCTGATCGTGTGGGCGATCGCCGAGGGCCGCGCCGCGGCGTCGGCCGTCGACACCTACCTGACCGGCTCCACCGCGCTGCCGGCCCCGGTCAAGCCGACGGACCGTCCGCTGATGGTCTGA
- a CDS encoding SCO family protein, producing MRSPRRSRTARALAGALAAGLLLAGCSGGDDGGGGAATTGSVVEPPFDVASAPLTDTDGRAFSLTEDTDARLTLVFFGYTQCPDICPLVMQTLTSGLSKLTDAEREQVEVVFVTTDPATDEAAVLRDYLDRFDPSYVGVRGDLDTTVEVARSVGVFVADGEQLDSGGYDLGSHGTYLIAVDGNDQAPMFWRQDTSAAEYAADISSLLGDA from the coding sequence GTGCGTAGCCCGCGCCGTTCCCGGACCGCCCGCGCCCTCGCCGGTGCCCTCGCGGCCGGCCTGCTCCTCGCCGGCTGCAGCGGGGGAGACGACGGCGGTGGCGGCGCGGCGACCACCGGCAGCGTCGTGGAGCCGCCGTTCGACGTGGCGTCGGCGCCGCTGACCGACACCGACGGCCGTGCGTTCTCGCTCACCGAGGACACCGACGCCCGGCTGACCCTGGTCTTCTTCGGCTACACCCAGTGCCCCGACATCTGCCCGCTGGTGATGCAGACGCTCACCTCGGGGCTGAGCAAGCTCACCGACGCCGAGCGCGAGCAGGTCGAGGTCGTCTTCGTGACGACCGACCCGGCCACCGACGAGGCGGCGGTGCTGCGTGACTACCTCGACCGCTTCGACCCGTCGTACGTCGGCGTGCGCGGGGACCTCGACACCACCGTCGAGGTCGCGAGGTCGGTCGGCGTGTTCGTCGCCGACGGCGAGCAGCTCGACTCCGGGGGCTACGACCTCGGCAGCCACGGCACCTACCTGATCGCCGTCGACGGCAACGACCAGGCGCCGATGTTCTGGCGCCAGGACACCTCCGCCGCGGAGTACGCCGCCGACATCTCCAGCCTGCTGGGCGACGCGTGA
- the trpB gene encoding tryptophan synthase subunit beta has product MTTEVQRTTSYDADERGWFGGPENGWGGRFMPEALVAALDELTEAWQEAMADEAFVGEFDAILREYGGLPSPLYHAERLSRQVGARILLKREDLNHTGAHKIRNVLGQALLTKRMGKTRVIAETGAGQHGVASATAAAYFGLDCTVYMGAVDTRRQALNVARMHLLGAKVVPVESGSATLKDAINEAMRDWVASVDHTAYLFGTAAGPHPFPSMVRDFTRGIGDEARAQCLERYGVLPDAIAACVGGGSNAIGLFTAFLDDGAVAIHGFEPGGEGVDTPRHAATIHAGDKGVLHGARTYVLQDADGQTIESHSISAGLDYPGVGPQHAHLAATGRATYTPVTDAEAMDAMALLSRTEGIIPAIESAHAVAGALRVARELAAEKGPDATVLVNLSGRGDKDMGTAIEWFGLGRTEAEVSDDVTEEPVG; this is encoded by the coding sequence ATGACGACCGAGGTGCAGCGCACGACCAGCTACGACGCCGACGAGCGCGGCTGGTTCGGTGGGCCCGAGAACGGCTGGGGCGGCCGGTTCATGCCGGAGGCGCTGGTGGCCGCGCTCGACGAGCTGACCGAGGCCTGGCAGGAGGCGATGGCCGACGAGGCCTTCGTCGGGGAGTTCGACGCGATCCTGCGCGAGTACGGCGGCCTGCCCAGCCCGCTCTACCACGCGGAGCGGCTCAGCCGGCAGGTCGGCGCCCGCATCCTGCTCAAGCGCGAGGACCTCAACCACACCGGCGCCCACAAGATCCGCAACGTCCTGGGCCAGGCCCTGCTGACCAAGCGGATGGGCAAGACCCGGGTCATCGCCGAGACCGGTGCCGGCCAGCACGGCGTCGCGAGCGCGACCGCTGCGGCGTACTTCGGCCTCGACTGCACCGTCTACATGGGCGCCGTCGACACCCGCCGCCAGGCGCTCAACGTCGCCCGGATGCACCTGCTCGGGGCCAAGGTCGTCCCGGTGGAGTCCGGCAGCGCCACGCTCAAGGACGCCATCAACGAGGCGATGCGCGACTGGGTCGCCAGCGTCGACCACACCGCCTACCTCTTCGGCACCGCCGCCGGTCCGCACCCCTTCCCGAGCATGGTCCGCGACTTCACGCGCGGCATCGGGGACGAGGCACGCGCCCAGTGCCTCGAGCGGTACGGCGTGCTGCCCGACGCGATCGCGGCCTGCGTGGGCGGCGGGTCGAACGCCATCGGCCTGTTCACCGCCTTCCTCGACGACGGGGCCGTGGCCATCCACGGCTTCGAGCCGGGCGGCGAGGGCGTGGACACCCCGCGGCACGCCGCGACGATCCACGCCGGCGACAAGGGTGTGCTGCACGGTGCACGGACCTACGTGCTGCAGGACGCCGACGGCCAGACGATCGAGTCGCACTCGATCTCCGCGGGCCTGGACTACCCGGGCGTGGGGCCGCAGCACGCCCACCTCGCCGCCACCGGCCGTGCGACGTACACGCCGGTGACCGACGCGGAGGCGATGGACGCGATGGCCCTGCTCAGCCGCACCGAGGGGATCATCCCGGCCATCGAGTCGGCGCACGCGGTCGCCGGTGCGCTCCGCGTCGCGCGCGAGCTGGCCGCCGAGAAGGGCCCGGACGCGACTGTGCTGGTCAACCTCTCGGGCCGCGGCGACAAGGACATGGGGACCGCCATCGAGTGGTTCGGCCTCGGCCGGACCGAGGCGGAGGTCTCCGACGACGTGACGGAGGAGCCCGTCGGATGA
- the trpC gene encoding indole-3-glycerol phosphate synthase TrpC, with protein MSVLDDIVAGVRADLAEREAALPLADVRAALADVDPPLDPMPHFRAPGSSVIAEVKRRSPSKGDLADIPDPAVLAAEYAAGGAAAISVLTEQRRFGGSLADLRAVRAAVDVPVLRKDFIVSTYQLVEARAAGADLALLIVASLPGDELRRLHDEARELGLTVLVEVHDEPETERAVELGAELVGVNARNLKTLEIHDDTFGRLAPLVPDDRVKVAESGIFSPADVQRFVGEGARAVLVGEALVKDGDPRSAVRSMTGVGA; from the coding sequence GTGTCCGTGCTCGACGACATCGTCGCCGGGGTCCGGGCCGACCTCGCGGAGCGCGAGGCGGCCCTCCCGCTGGCGGACGTGCGTGCGGCGCTCGCGGACGTCGACCCGCCGCTCGACCCGATGCCGCACTTCCGTGCGCCGGGCTCGAGCGTCATCGCCGAGGTCAAGCGCCGCAGTCCCAGCAAGGGCGACCTCGCCGACATCCCGGACCCCGCCGTGCTCGCCGCGGAGTACGCCGCCGGCGGTGCCGCCGCGATCAGCGTGCTCACCGAGCAGCGCCGGTTCGGCGGCAGCCTGGCCGACCTGCGCGCGGTCCGCGCGGCCGTCGACGTACCGGTCCTGCGCAAGGACTTCATCGTCTCGACCTACCAGCTCGTCGAGGCCCGTGCCGCCGGCGCCGACCTGGCCCTGCTGATCGTGGCCTCGCTGCCCGGGGACGAGCTGCGCCGGCTGCACGACGAGGCACGCGAGCTGGGCCTGACCGTGCTGGTCGAGGTGCACGACGAGCCCGAGACCGAGCGTGCGGTCGAGCTGGGCGCCGAGCTGGTCGGCGTCAACGCGCGGAACCTGAAGACCCTCGAGATCCACGACGACACCTTCGGGCGGCTCGCCCCGCTCGTGCCCGACGACCGGGTCAAGGTGGCGGAGTCCGGGATCTTCTCGCCCGCCGACGTGCAGCGGTTCGTCGGCGAGGGCGCCCGCGCGGTCCTGGTGGGCGAGGCACTGGTGAAGGACGGCGACCCGCGCTCCGCGGTGCGCTCGATGACAGGGGTGGGTGCATGA
- the gltB gene encoding glutamate synthase large subunit gives MPYSHAFPPPQGLYDPTHEHDACGVAFVATLTGVASHEIVRQGVTALLNLDHRGAAGAETNSGDGAGILIQVPDAFLREVVDFELPGRGAYAVGTAFLQGDDEAVAATRRRIEQIADEEGLDVLGWREVPVDPTPLGQTALGVMPSFAQLFVAGKGSRLTGLGLERMAFCLRKRAERETDVYFPSLSSRTLVYKGMLTPAQLDEVYPDLRDERMTSAMAVVHSRFSTNTFPSWPLSHPFRYIAHNGEINTVMGNRNWMRAREALLASDLIPGDLERLYPICTPGASDSASFDEVLELLHMGGRSLPHSVLMMIPEAWENHGEMDDKRRAFYEFHSAMMEPWDGPACVVFTDGSQIGAVLDRNGLRPSRYWVTDDGLVVLASEVGVLDIDPAKVVRKGRLQPGRMFLVDTDEHRIIEDEEIKAELAAEHPYEEWLHAGLVKLEDIPEREHVVHTHASVTRRQQVFGYSQEELRVILAPMANAGAEPIGSMGTDTPIAALSDKPRLLFDYFNQLFAQVTNPPLDAIREELVTSLNGTIGPESNLLEPQPASCRQVVLPFPVISNDDLAKIRHINRDGDMPGFVTHVSRGLYEVEGGGEALARRIDEICAEVSRAIADGARIIVLSDRHSTAELAPIPSLLLMGAVHHHLVREKTRTQVGLLVEAGDVREVHHVALLVGYGAAAVNPYLAMESVEDLARDGYYVKTEPEVAVKNLVKALGKGVLKVMSKMGVSTVASYTGAQIFEAVGLSQSVVDRYFTGTTSKLGGVELETLAEEVARRHATAYPRGGISPTHRELETGGEYQWRRDGEPHLFDPETVFRLQHATRAGRYDVFKQYTQRVDEQSARLMTLRGLFRFKGAEVTGRDPVPIEEVESVESIVKRFSTGAMSYGSISQEAHETLAIAMNRLGGKSNTGEGGEDPERLYDPERRSAIKQVASGRFGVTAEYLTNSDDIQIKMAQGAKPGEGGQLPGHKVYPWVAKTRHSTPGVGLISPPPHHDIYSIEDLAQLIHDLKNANPRARVHVKLVSEVGVGTVATGVSKAHADVVLISGNDGGTGASPLTSLKHAGGPWELGLAETQQTLLLNNLRDRIVVQADGQLKTGRDVVVAALLGAEEFGFATAPLVVSGCIMMRVCHLDTCPVGVATQNPVLRERYSGKAEYVVNFFEYIAQEVREYLAELGFRSIDEAVGRVDTLDTTPAVNHWKASGLDLTPVLHMPELPEGASLHHTTGQDHGLEKALDVTTLVPLAEAALERGEPVRGQVEIRNVNRTVGTILGHEVTKRYGGQGLPDGTIDLTFTGSAGQSFGAFVPRGMTLRLEGDANDYVGKGLSGGRVVVRPDRSASFRSEEQIIAGNTIGYGATSGQIFLRGGVGERFCVRNSGAWAVTEGVGDHACEYMTGGRVVVLGGTGRNFAAGMSGGVAWVLDLKPERVNTELVELGPVTGEAAAELEQMVREHHEETGSEVAAALLADWPAALPRFTEVMPSDYRKVLEAKAKAEADGLNENETANAMMGALHG, from the coding sequence GTGCCCTACTCGCACGCGTTCCCGCCGCCCCAAGGGCTCTACGACCCCACCCACGAGCACGACGCGTGCGGTGTGGCTTTCGTCGCGACCCTGACAGGCGTGGCGAGCCACGAGATCGTCCGCCAGGGCGTGACCGCACTCCTCAACCTCGACCACCGCGGAGCCGCGGGCGCCGAGACCAACTCCGGCGACGGCGCCGGCATCCTGATCCAGGTGCCCGACGCGTTCCTGCGCGAGGTCGTGGACTTCGAGCTGCCCGGCCGCGGCGCGTACGCCGTGGGCACGGCGTTCCTCCAGGGCGACGACGAGGCGGTGGCCGCGACGCGGCGCCGCATCGAGCAGATCGCCGACGAGGAGGGCCTCGACGTCCTCGGCTGGCGCGAGGTGCCGGTCGACCCCACGCCGCTCGGGCAGACCGCGCTCGGCGTCATGCCGTCCTTCGCGCAGCTGTTCGTCGCCGGCAAGGGCAGCCGGCTCACCGGTCTCGGCCTCGAGCGGATGGCCTTCTGCCTGCGCAAGCGCGCCGAGCGGGAGACCGACGTGTACTTCCCGTCGCTGTCCTCGCGCACGCTGGTCTACAAGGGCATGCTCACCCCGGCCCAGCTCGACGAGGTCTACCCCGACCTGCGCGACGAGCGGATGACCTCGGCCATGGCCGTGGTGCACTCCCGCTTCTCGACCAACACCTTCCCGAGCTGGCCGCTCTCGCACCCGTTCCGCTACATCGCGCACAACGGCGAGATCAACACGGTCATGGGCAACCGCAACTGGATGCGGGCCCGCGAGGCCCTGCTCGCCTCCGACCTCATCCCCGGCGACCTGGAGCGGCTCTACCCGATCTGCACGCCGGGCGCCTCGGACTCCGCGTCCTTCGACGAGGTCCTCGAGCTGCTCCACATGGGTGGCCGCTCGCTGCCGCACTCGGTGCTGATGATGATCCCGGAGGCGTGGGAGAACCACGGCGAGATGGACGACAAGCGCCGCGCGTTCTACGAGTTCCACTCCGCGATGATGGAGCCCTGGGACGGGCCGGCCTGCGTGGTCTTCACCGACGGCTCGCAGATCGGTGCCGTGCTGGACCGCAACGGCCTGCGCCCCTCGCGCTACTGGGTCACCGACGACGGCCTCGTCGTCCTGGCCTCCGAGGTCGGCGTGCTCGACATCGACCCGGCCAAGGTCGTCCGCAAGGGCCGGCTCCAGCCGGGCCGGATGTTCCTCGTCGACACCGACGAGCACCGGATCATCGAGGACGAGGAGATCAAGGCCGAGCTGGCCGCCGAGCACCCCTACGAGGAGTGGCTCCACGCCGGGCTGGTCAAGCTCGAGGACATCCCCGAGCGCGAGCACGTCGTCCACACCCACGCCTCGGTCACCCGACGCCAGCAGGTCTTCGGCTACTCCCAGGAGGAGCTGCGGGTCATCCTCGCGCCGATGGCCAACGCCGGTGCCGAGCCGATCGGCTCGATGGGCACCGACACCCCGATCGCGGCGCTCAGCGACAAGCCGCGGCTGCTGTTCGACTACTTCAACCAGCTCTTCGCGCAGGTGACCAACCCGCCGCTGGACGCCATCCGCGAGGAGCTCGTCACCTCGCTCAACGGCACCATCGGCCCGGAGTCGAACCTGCTCGAGCCGCAGCCGGCCTCGTGCCGGCAGGTGGTGCTGCCGTTCCCGGTCATCTCCAACGACGACCTGGCCAAGATCCGGCACATCAACCGCGACGGCGACATGCCGGGCTTCGTCACCCACGTCTCCCGCGGCCTCTACGAGGTCGAGGGCGGCGGCGAGGCGCTCGCGCGCCGGATCGACGAGATCTGCGCCGAGGTCAGCCGGGCCATCGCCGACGGCGCCCGGATCATCGTGCTCTCCGACCGCCACTCGACCGCCGAGCTCGCGCCGATCCCGTCGCTGCTGCTCATGGGCGCGGTCCACCACCACCTGGTGCGCGAGAAGACCCGCACCCAGGTCGGCCTGCTCGTCGAGGCCGGCGACGTCCGCGAGGTGCACCACGTCGCCCTGCTCGTCGGGTACGGCGCGGCCGCGGTGAACCCCTACCTGGCGATGGAGTCCGTCGAGGACCTTGCCCGGGACGGCTACTACGTCAAGACCGAGCCCGAGGTCGCGGTCAAGAACCTCGTCAAGGCGCTCGGCAAGGGCGTCTTGAAGGTCATGTCGAAGATGGGCGTCTCGACCGTGGCGTCCTACACCGGCGCCCAGATCTTCGAGGCCGTCGGGCTCTCGCAGTCCGTCGTCGACCGGTACTTCACCGGCACGACCTCCAAGCTGGGCGGCGTCGAGCTCGAGACCCTCGCCGAGGAGGTCGCCCGGCGCCACGCCACGGCGTACCCCCGAGGCGGGATCTCCCCGACGCACCGCGAGCTGGAGACCGGTGGCGAGTACCAGTGGCGCCGCGACGGCGAGCCGCACCTGTTCGACCCCGAGACCGTCTTCCGCCTCCAGCACGCCACGCGCGCGGGCCGGTACGACGTGTTCAAGCAGTACACCCAGCGCGTCGACGAGCAGTCGGCGCGGCTGATGACGCTGCGCGGGCTCTTCCGGTTCAAGGGCGCGGAGGTCACCGGCCGCGACCCGGTCCCGATCGAGGAGGTGGAGTCGGTCGAGTCGATCGTCAAGCGGTTCTCGACCGGCGCCATGTCGTACGGCTCGATCAGCCAGGAGGCGCACGAGACCCTCGCGATCGCCATGAACCGGCTCGGCGGCAAGTCGAACACCGGTGAGGGCGGCGAGGACCCCGAGCGCCTCTACGACCCCGAGCGCCGCAGCGCGATCAAGCAGGTCGCGTCGGGCCGCTTCGGCGTGACCGCGGAGTACCTCACGAACTCCGACGACATCCAGATCAAGATGGCGCAGGGCGCCAAGCCCGGCGAGGGCGGCCAGCTGCCCGGCCACAAGGTCTACCCGTGGGTCGCCAAGACCCGGCACTCCACGCCGGGCGTCGGCCTGATCAGCCCGCCGCCGCACCACGACATCTACTCGATCGAGGACCTCGCACAGCTGATCCACGACCTCAAGAACGCCAACCCGCGGGCTCGCGTCCACGTGAAGCTTGTCTCCGAGGTCGGCGTCGGCACGGTCGCGACGGGTGTGTCCAAGGCGCACGCCGACGTCGTGCTCATCTCGGGCAACGACGGCGGCACCGGTGCCTCGCCGCTGACCTCGCTCAAGCACGCCGGTGGTCCCTGGGAGCTCGGCCTGGCCGAGACCCAGCAGACGCTGCTGCTCAACAACCTGCGCGACCGGATCGTCGTGCAGGCCGACGGGCAGCTCAAGACCGGTCGCGACGTGGTCGTCGCGGCGCTGCTCGGCGCCGAGGAGTTCGGCTTCGCGACCGCCCCGCTGGTGGTCTCGGGCTGCATCATGATGCGGGTCTGCCACCTCGACACCTGCCCCGTGGGCGTCGCGACGCAGAACCCGGTGCTGCGCGAGCGCTACTCCGGCAAGGCGGAGTACGTCGTGAACTTCTTCGAGTACATCGCCCAGGAGGTCCGCGAGTACCTCGCCGAGCTCGGCTTCCGCAGCATCGACGAGGCCGTCGGGCGCGTCGACACCCTCGACACGACCCCCGCGGTCAACCACTGGAAGGCCTCGGGGCTGGACCTCACCCCGGTCCTGCACATGCCCGAGCTGCCCGAGGGCGCGTCGCTGCACCACACCACCGGCCAGGACCACGGGCTGGAGAAGGCGCTCGACGTCACCACGCTCGTGCCGCTGGCCGAGGCCGCGCTCGAGCGCGGCGAGCCGGTGCGCGGGCAGGTCGAGATCCGCAACGTCAACCGCACCGTGGGCACGATCCTCGGTCACGAGGTCACCAAGCGGTACGGCGGCCAGGGCCTGCCCGACGGGACGATCGACCTGACCTTCACCGGGTCGGCCGGCCAGTCCTTCGGCGCCTTCGTGCCGCGGGGGATGACGCTGCGCCTCGAGGGCGACGCGAACGACTACGTCGGCAAGGGCCTCTCCGGCGGCCGGGTCGTCGTGCGGCCCGACCGCTCGGCGTCGTTCCGCTCCGAGGAGCAGATCATCGCCGGCAACACGATCGGGTACGGCGCGACGTCGGGCCAGATCTTCCTGCGCGGCGGGGTCGGCGAGCGCTTCTGCGTCCGCAACTCCGGCGCCTGGGCGGTCACCGAGGGCGTGGGCGACCACGCCTGCGAGTACATGACCGGCGGCCGGGTCGTCGTCCTGGGCGGGACCGGGCGCAACTTCGCCGCCGGCATGTCCGGTGGCGTGGCGTGGGTGCTGGACCTCAAGCCGGAGCGGGTCAACACCGAGCTCGTCGAGCTCGGCCCCGTGACCGGCGAGGCCGCGGCGGAGCTGGAGCAGATGGTGCGCGAGCACCACGAGGAGACCGGCTCGGAGGTCGCGGCGGCGCTGCTGGCCGACTGGCCGGCTGCCCTCCCGCGCTTCACCGAGGTCATGCCGAGCGACTACCGCAAGGTGCTCGAGGCCAAGGCGAAGGCCGAGGCCGACGGGCTGAACGAGAACGAGACCGCGAACGCGATGATGGGAGCCCTCCATGGCTGA
- the lgt gene encoding prolipoprotein diacylglyceryl transferase yields the protein MSPELVAGLAAMTIPSPDQGTWHLGPVPIRGYALAIILGIVVAVWLSERRWIARGGTAGDIQDLAIWGIPFGLVGGRLYHVATDSGRYFGEGNDPITALYVWRGGLGVWGAIALGAVGVIIGARLKGIKLLPVLDAIAPTVLVAQAIGRWGNWFNQELFGKPTELPWALEVSDSTAIGAGFAPGTTFHPTFLYECLWNLAAFALVVWLDRRLRLGHGRVAALYVMAYTAGRGWIEMLRIDDVELSDVGGLRFNVWTSIVLFVLAAAYFAWASRRHPGRETSVHTDGRPAVAGGTPAGSDVRDDVTG from the coding sequence GTGAGCCCCGAGCTGGTCGCCGGCCTGGCGGCCATGACGATCCCCAGCCCCGACCAGGGCACGTGGCACCTCGGCCCGGTGCCGATCCGGGGCTACGCCCTCGCGATCATCCTGGGCATCGTCGTCGCGGTCTGGCTCTCCGAGCGCCGCTGGATCGCGCGCGGTGGCACCGCCGGCGACATCCAGGACCTCGCGATCTGGGGCATCCCCTTCGGGCTCGTCGGCGGCCGGCTCTACCACGTCGCCACCGACAGCGGCCGCTACTTCGGCGAGGGCAACGACCCGATCACCGCGCTGTACGTGTGGCGCGGGGGCCTGGGCGTCTGGGGTGCGATCGCGCTCGGCGCGGTGGGCGTGATCATCGGCGCCCGGCTCAAGGGCATCAAGCTGCTCCCGGTCCTCGACGCCATCGCGCCGACGGTGCTGGTGGCGCAGGCGATCGGGCGGTGGGGCAACTGGTTCAACCAGGAGCTGTTCGGCAAGCCCACCGAGCTGCCGTGGGCGCTCGAGGTCAGCGACTCGACCGCCATCGGGGCGGGCTTCGCGCCCGGCACGACGTTCCACCCGACGTTCCTCTACGAGTGCCTGTGGAACCTCGCCGCCTTCGCGCTGGTGGTCTGGCTCGACCGCAGGCTCCGGCTCGGCCACGGCCGCGTCGCCGCGCTCTACGTGATGGCCTACACCGCCGGTCGCGGCTGGATCGAGATGCTCCGGATCGACGACGTCGAGCTCTCCGACGTGGGCGGCCTGCGGTTCAACGTGTGGACCTCGATCGTGCTCTTCGTGCTCGCCGCGGCGTACTTCGCCTGGGCCTCGCGGCGCCACCCGGGACGCGAGACGAGCGTCCACACCGACGGCCGACCCGCGGTCGCGGGCGGGACGCCGGCCGGGAGTGATGTTCGCGACGACGTCACCGGGTGA